ATAATAATAATGATAAGTATTGGGGGGAAGCTGATTTCGCCAGTGAAACTTTTGCAGAGGATGCCTATGTTTTCTATAAAAAAGCTTTGATAAAAGCCTTATGGGAAACAAGAGAAGAATGGGACCTGAAAGATACCAGGACACTGGATAATCCTAAAGGGACAACGGCTCCAACCGTACCGGTTACTCCTCCGGTTTCCGAAGAGAAAGAGAAAGCTGTGATACAGGAAAGTAAAAAAGAGTTAAAATCTGCAAATGCAGTCATAACTCCGGTTAAATAGATTTATGAAGACGGCAAAGAAAATAATTTTTTGGACCCTGGTGGCGTTTGCTCTTATCCAGTTTTTTCCAATTGATACAGTAAATCAACCGGTTGATTCTAAAGTGAATTTTGTTCAGATGAAGAACAGTCCGGAAAAAGTGCGTACGCTTCTTAAAAATGCTTGTTATGACTGTCATTCAAACGAGACGGTTTATCCAAAGTATGCTTATATAGCACCTATTTCATGGTCTGTGAAAAGTCATGTGAATGATGGACGTCAGCATCTTAATTTTTCTGTTTGGGGAACCTACAATAAGGAATTAAAAGAGAATATGCTCGACAGGTCTATGGAAGCTCTTAAACATAAGACAATGCCGTTTCCAGGATATATTGTCTACCATAAAGAAGCTAATTTATCAGAAGCAGAAAGAACTTTGCTTATTCAGTATTTTGATGAAATGCTGAAATCGAAAACCTATTAATTAAAAATATAATTCCCACAGATTCCACAGATCATCACAGAGTTTATGCAAAATGCATCTGTGTAATTCGTGAAATCTGTGGGAAAATTGTTTTTAGTTATAAAAAAACTCCCGCAGATTTTACAAACTTAACAGGTGGATAGAATCCGGTAATCTGCCTCATTTGCAAAATCTGCGGGAGCATATATTACAAAAATTATTTATTCAGATAACTTTCAAAAAATCTCTTTTGAGAATCAAAAGCAATCTCATTAAGGTCAAGTTCCTGTAAAGGAATCCATACCGCTTCCGAGATCTCTGAAAGCTCAAGATTTACCTCAAATTTCTCCGAAATAGTATACTCATAAAAGAGATCAATGGTATTATAATCAATTTCTTTATACTGATAGATATTCGGAAGACTGGTAAGGTATTTCAGGTTAGAAATATCAATATCAAGCTGTAGCTCTTCAAAAAGCTCTCTTTTACAGGTTTCCTCTGCACTTTCTTTAGGGTCAACAAAACCTCCGGCAAGATCCAGTTTTCCTTTTTTAGGATCTCTGTTTCGTCTGGTAAGGTAAACTTCATCGCCACATCTTATAACAACCGCTACAGCGCCTGCTACGTTGTTGTACAGGGTAAAACCACATTCGGGGCAGCTCCATTTCTTTTCATCATCCCAATGTAAGGTCTCTTTGCCACAGCTTGGGCAATATTTCAATACTTTCATCTGTCTATAATTATTTTTCAAAGGTCAGATAAACCTTTAGCTTCACTGAGTAATATTCATATTTCTCGGGTGATAACTTAAGATCACATCCCTTAACTCTTCTGTCTTCAGATGAGTATAGATCTCTGTCGTGGTAATGCTGGAGTGACCCAACATTTCCTGGATATAACGGAGATCCGCTCCATTCTGCAATAAATGAGTCGCAAAAGAATGCCTGAAGGTATGCGGAGAAATCTTCTTATTAACGCCTGCTTTATCAGTAAGTTCTTTAATAATAAGAAATACGATCACTCTTGACATGGAAGTTCCACGGCTGTTCAAAAACAGAGTATCTTCATATTTCTTATTGATCTTTCCTTTAGAGCGCACCTCCT
This Chryseobacterium sp. G0162 DNA region includes the following protein-coding sequences:
- a CDS encoding heme-binding domain-containing protein, with the protein product MKTAKKIIFWTLVAFALIQFFPIDTVNQPVDSKVNFVQMKNSPEKVRTLLKNACYDCHSNETVYPKYAYIAPISWSVKSHVNDGRQHLNFSVWGTYNKELKENMLDRSMEALKHKTMPFPGYIVYHKEANLSEAERTLLIQYFDEMLKSKTY
- a CDS encoding NUDIX hydrolase — protein: MKVLKYCPSCGKETLHWDDEKKWSCPECGFTLYNNVAGAVAVVIRCGDEVYLTRRNRDPKKGKLDLAGGFVDPKESAEETCKRELFEELQLDIDISNLKYLTSLPNIYQYKEIDYNTIDLFYEYTISEKFEVNLELSEISEAVWIPLQELDLNEIAFDSQKRFFESYLNK